In a single window of the Necator americanus strain Aroian chromosome X, whole genome shotgun sequence genome:
- a CDS encoding hypothetical protein (NECATOR_CHRX.G26196.T2), with the protein MANTACYLPFLLDLSDHCAIPASTLLVNNATLKVENLPYTYGFFLSVSKMTLLGSAGFGAVVLLGIEEGRRTCANGLPVIPSSIRMLGRFEKIKSIRHPSLCTYIELVRCTLVPNAVILICEHHDMSLSALLSTRRLTIGEIFHITWHIVEGIAVLHDEGICVGILNSDSILIPEKKRDGLLDVRITQYAVSYISKDGADIQGALAHGFSIAPEQLIIGTSSCGTTFKADVWAIGIVLLEMATGVLLRDVWSLKQYMTVLKCSMGRAERGSLFPPILKALQSASSKTRDVLELHEKLVEIIERCLSLLPSHRPSVSELLLAIPPVEQNGDSTYFESVECLSGRIAASNSRKDWVLREMAVEDAFFLWRLCGSSAEAILVRNNIITLRHPLLTNPSIVVEDLRMFGNDETRKFFVKPGVVMLPDKNVREKLMSVPSMDVFLRSFLAAPGSTINHDDNLSVIVKEKDMVYQASRMRLISHLLNSRFYKLPELLSSVASDVPPMRRADVWCALLDIRSSDELNFFQWNTIAVHVSDRQLDVDIPRCHQYEELMTSPAAHYCLRRLLKAWLVSHSQYVYWQGCDSLAAPFLLLNFNSLSTALACLTAFIKKYLNNFFLKDNSAIIQEQLAVFNHLLAFVDAKLYTRLASMDFYPELFAIPWFLTCFAHVLPIYKLFHVWDQLLQRDSSFPLFIVEASFNDAILLFSDLPDLSMEVVVADSIAYYDRVPPSCAFRSHSIPNDCKSPPPRGLPCSLQSLHYQELKKWHCPRISREEFAWRVSDQLIVAIDIRPQIEFGRGCVLRSINYPNVSDLSLLNIAEPLRVAQRNQHPICIIGGKDVEITRKFSGDLVSMGIDGVCVLDEGFEAIRHDTSLIHVPH; encoded by the exons ACCTTGAAAGTAGAGAATCTTCCTTATACTTATGGATTCTTCTTATCTGTTTCCAAG ATGACATTGTTGGGTAGCGCTGGTTTTGGGGCCGTTGTTCTGTTGGGGATAGAAGAGGGCCGCCGGACATGTGCCAATGGATTACCAGTTATTCCATCGAGTATTCGAATGCTTGGTAGATTTGAGAAGATAAAGAGCATTAGGCATCCGTCACTTTGTACCTACATTGAACTTGTGCGATGTACACTAg ttccCAATGCTGTCATATTGATCTGCGAACATCACGATATGTCACTCTCTGCTCTTTTGTCCACCAGACG ACTTACTATTGGggaaatttttcacatcaCTTGGCATATTGTTGAGGGGATCGCAGTTCTCCATGACGAAGGGATATGTGTTGGTATACTTAATTCCGACTCTATTCTTATAccggaaaagaaaagggaCGGCTTATTAGACGTTCGAATCACTCAGTATGCTGTGAG TTATATCTCAAAAGACGGTGCGGACATACAAGGTGCACTGGCCCATGGTTTTTCCATTGCTCCAGAACAGCTTATTATCGGTACATCATCTTGCGGAACAACATTTAAAGCGGACGTTTGGGCGATTGGAATAGTATTACTGGAAATGGCAACG GGTGTCCTGTTGCGTGATGTTTGGTCATTAAAGCAGTATATGACGGTTCTCAAATGCAGCATGGGTAGAG CAGAAAGAGGTTCACTTTTTCCTCCAATCCTAAAAGCTCTGCAATCTGCTTCCAGTAAGACAAGGGATGTCTTGGAGTTGCATGAAAAATTGGTCGAAATCATCGAGAGATGTTTGTCATTACTGCCTTCACATCGTCCTAGTGTATCCGAGCTGCTGTTGGCTATTCCTCCTGTTGAACAAAATGGCGATTCAACATACTTTGAATCTGTCGAGTGTTTGAGTG GAAGAATCGCAGCCAGCAACTCGCGAAAAGATTGGGTTTTGCGAGAAATGGCTGTTGAAGATGCGTTTTTCCTCTGGAGACTTTGCGGCTCTTCTGCCGAAGCGATTCTTGTACGAAATAACATCATCACGCTACGTCATCCATTGTTAACGAATCCaag CATCGTTGTAGAAGACCTCCGAATGTTTGGGAATGATGAGACGCGGAAATTCTTTGTCAAACCTGGAGTGGTGATGCTTCCCGATAAAAACGTGCGAGAG AAACTCATGTCAGTACCATCAATGGATGtatttcttcgttcttttcttgCTGCACCAGGATCGACTATTAATCATGACGACAATTTGTCTGTAATAGTAAAGGAAAAGGACATGGTGTACCAg GCATCTCGAATGCGGCTCATAAGTCATCTGCTTAACTCTCGCTTCTATAAACTGCCGGAACTCTTATCGTCAGTTGCTTCGGATGTTCCTCCAATGCGTAGAGCTGACG TATGGTGTGCCCTGTTGGACATACGATCTAGTGATGAgttgaatttctttcaatGGAACACCATAGCTGTTCATGTCAGTGATCGACAGTTGGACGTCGATATACCGCGTTGTCATCAG taTGAAGAACTGATGACTTCACCTGCTGCACATTATTGTTTGCGTCGTCTTCTCAAGGCATGGCTTGTCAGCCATTCTCAATATGTCTACTGGCAAGGCTGCGACAGTTTGGCTGCACCATTTCTTCTCCTTAACTTCAACAGTTTGT CTACTGCACTAGCTTGTCTCACAGCATTCATCAAAAAGTAccttaacaattttttcttgaaggacaACTCAGCTATAATTCAAG aacaGTTAGCTGTATTTAATCATCTACTTGCCTTTGTGGATGCTAAATTGTACACACGGCTCGCTTCCATGGATTTCTATCCTGAACTGTTTGCTATCCCATGGTTCCTTACCTGTTTTGCCCACGTGCTACCTATTTACAAATTATTCCATGTGTGGGACCAGCTCTTGCAAAGGGATTCTTCGTTTCCTTTATTTATAG TTGAAGCGTCCTTCAATGATGCTATATTGCTGTTTTCGGATCTTCCAG ATCTTTCGATGGAGGTGGTAGTAGCGGATTCTATTGCATATTATGATCGTGTTCCTCCCAGCTGTGCCTTTCGCTCACATTCAATTCCTAACG ATTGTAAAAGCCCGCCTCCTCGAGGGCTTCCCTGCAGTCTACAGAGTCTACACTATCAAGAGCTAAAAAAGTGGCATTGTCCTCGTATTTCAAGGGAAGAGTTTGCCTGGAGAGTGTCTGATCAGTTGATTGTTGCAATCGATATACGACCGCAGATCGA GTTTGGAAGAGGATGCGTATTGCGTTCAATCAATTACCCCAACGTTAGCGACCTCTCGCTGCTGAACATTGCTGAACCTCTCAGAGTCGCTCAGAGGAACCAACATCCAATTTGTATAATTGGCGGAAAGGATGTGGAAATAACTCGTAAG TTTTCTGGCGACTTGGTAAGCATGGGGATTGATGGGGTTTGTGTGCTGGACGAAGGCTTTGAGGCAATTCGTCATGATACTTCACTTATTCATGTACCTCACTAA
- a CDS encoding hypothetical protein (NECATOR_CHRX.G26196.T1) translates to MTLLGSAGFGAVVLLGIEEGRRTCANGLPVIPSSIRMLGRFEKIKSIRHPSLCTYIELVRCTLVPNAVILICEHHDMSLSALLSTRRLTIGEIFHITWHIVEGIAVLHDEGICVGILNSDSILIPEKKRDGLLDVRITQYAVSYISKDGADIQGALAHGFSIAPEQLIIGTSSCGTTFKADVWAIGIVLLEMATGVLLRDVWSLKQYMTVLKCSMGRAERGSLFPPILKALQSASSKTRDVLELHEKLVEIIERCLSLLPSHRPSVSELLLAIPPVEQNGDSTYFESVECLSGRIAASNSRKDWVLREMAVEDAFFLWRLCGSSAEAILVRNNIITLRHPLLTNPSIVVEDLRMFGNDETRKFFVKPGVVMLPDKNVREKLMSVPSMDVFLRSFLAAPGSTINHDDNLSVIVKEKDMVYQASRMRLISHLLNSRFYKLPELLSSVASDVPPMRRADVWCALLDIRSSDELNFFQWNTIAVHVSDRQLDVDIPRCHQYEELMTSPAAHYCLRRLLKAWLVSHSQYVYWQGCDSLAAPFLLLNFNSLSTALACLTAFIKKYLNNFFLKDNSAIIQEQLAVFNHLLAFVDAKLYTRLASMDFYPELFAIPWFLTCFAHVLPIYKLFHVWDQLLQRDSSFPLFIVEASFNDAILLFSDLPDLSMEVVVADSIAYYDRVPPSCAFRSHSIPNDCKSPPPRGLPCSLQSLHYQELKKWHCPRISREEFAWRVSDQLIVAIDIRPQIEFGRGCVLRSINYPNVSDLSLLNIAEPLRVAQRNQHPICIIGGKDVEITRKFSGDLVSMGIDGVCVLDEGFEAIRHDTSLIHVPH, encoded by the exons ATGACATTGTTGGGTAGCGCTGGTTTTGGGGCCGTTGTTCTGTTGGGGATAGAAGAGGGCCGCCGGACATGTGCCAATGGATTACCAGTTATTCCATCGAGTATTCGAATGCTTGGTAGATTTGAGAAGATAAAGAGCATTAGGCATCCGTCACTTTGTACCTACATTGAACTTGTGCGATGTACACTAg ttccCAATGCTGTCATATTGATCTGCGAACATCACGATATGTCACTCTCTGCTCTTTTGTCCACCAGACG ACTTACTATTGGggaaatttttcacatcaCTTGGCATATTGTTGAGGGGATCGCAGTTCTCCATGACGAAGGGATATGTGTTGGTATACTTAATTCCGACTCTATTCTTATAccggaaaagaaaagggaCGGCTTATTAGACGTTCGAATCACTCAGTATGCTGTGAG TTATATCTCAAAAGACGGTGCGGACATACAAGGTGCACTGGCCCATGGTTTTTCCATTGCTCCAGAACAGCTTATTATCGGTACATCATCTTGCGGAACAACATTTAAAGCGGACGTTTGGGCGATTGGAATAGTATTACTGGAAATGGCAACG GGTGTCCTGTTGCGTGATGTTTGGTCATTAAAGCAGTATATGACGGTTCTCAAATGCAGCATGGGTAGAG CAGAAAGAGGTTCACTTTTTCCTCCAATCCTAAAAGCTCTGCAATCTGCTTCCAGTAAGACAAGGGATGTCTTGGAGTTGCATGAAAAATTGGTCGAAATCATCGAGAGATGTTTGTCATTACTGCCTTCACATCGTCCTAGTGTATCCGAGCTGCTGTTGGCTATTCCTCCTGTTGAACAAAATGGCGATTCAACATACTTTGAATCTGTCGAGTGTTTGAGTG GAAGAATCGCAGCCAGCAACTCGCGAAAAGATTGGGTTTTGCGAGAAATGGCTGTTGAAGATGCGTTTTTCCTCTGGAGACTTTGCGGCTCTTCTGCCGAAGCGATTCTTGTACGAAATAACATCATCACGCTACGTCATCCATTGTTAACGAATCCaag CATCGTTGTAGAAGACCTCCGAATGTTTGGGAATGATGAGACGCGGAAATTCTTTGTCAAACCTGGAGTGGTGATGCTTCCCGATAAAAACGTGCGAGAG AAACTCATGTCAGTACCATCAATGGATGtatttcttcgttcttttcttgCTGCACCAGGATCGACTATTAATCATGACGACAATTTGTCTGTAATAGTAAAGGAAAAGGACATGGTGTACCAg GCATCTCGAATGCGGCTCATAAGTCATCTGCTTAACTCTCGCTTCTATAAACTGCCGGAACTCTTATCGTCAGTTGCTTCGGATGTTCCTCCAATGCGTAGAGCTGACG TATGGTGTGCCCTGTTGGACATACGATCTAGTGATGAgttgaatttctttcaatGGAACACCATAGCTGTTCATGTCAGTGATCGACAGTTGGACGTCGATATACCGCGTTGTCATCAG taTGAAGAACTGATGACTTCACCTGCTGCACATTATTGTTTGCGTCGTCTTCTCAAGGCATGGCTTGTCAGCCATTCTCAATATGTCTACTGGCAAGGCTGCGACAGTTTGGCTGCACCATTTCTTCTCCTTAACTTCAACAGTTTGT CTACTGCACTAGCTTGTCTCACAGCATTCATCAAAAAGTAccttaacaattttttcttgaaggacaACTCAGCTATAATTCAAG aacaGTTAGCTGTATTTAATCATCTACTTGCCTTTGTGGATGCTAAATTGTACACACGGCTCGCTTCCATGGATTTCTATCCTGAACTGTTTGCTATCCCATGGTTCCTTACCTGTTTTGCCCACGTGCTACCTATTTACAAATTATTCCATGTGTGGGACCAGCTCTTGCAAAGGGATTCTTCGTTTCCTTTATTTATAG TTGAAGCGTCCTTCAATGATGCTATATTGCTGTTTTCGGATCTTCCAG ATCTTTCGATGGAGGTGGTAGTAGCGGATTCTATTGCATATTATGATCGTGTTCCTCCCAGCTGTGCCTTTCGCTCACATTCAATTCCTAACG ATTGTAAAAGCCCGCCTCCTCGAGGGCTTCCCTGCAGTCTACAGAGTCTACACTATCAAGAGCTAAAAAAGTGGCATTGTCCTCGTATTTCAAGGGAAGAGTTTGCCTGGAGAGTGTCTGATCAGTTGATTGTTGCAATCGATATACGACCGCAGATCGA GTTTGGAAGAGGATGCGTATTGCGTTCAATCAATTACCCCAACGTTAGCGACCTCTCGCTGCTGAACATTGCTGAACCTCTCAGAGTCGCTCAGAGGAACCAACATCCAATTTGTATAATTGGCGGAAAGGATGTGGAAATAACTCGTAAG TTTTCTGGCGACTTGGTAAGCATGGGGATTGATGGGGTTTGTGTGCTGGACGAAGGCTTTGAGGCAATTCGTCATGATACTTCACTTATTCATGTACCTCACTAA